The Candidatus Hydrogenedentota bacterium DNA window TCCGAGGTCCACGGCACGGTCGTCGGCGGCGCGACGGTGTACGTTATCCCGGGCGGCAGCGGCACGGGCATAGTGGAACTCCACGGAGCGGTAGCCCAGGTCAAGGTAGGCGGCCAGGAGTTCTTCATCGATGATATCTGCCCGTTCTGCGCAGGCGGGGAAGGCGAGGGCGAAGGAGAAGCCGGTCCCTGCGCCGACTTCGACGACCTCGTGGCAGATACGGAGTATCACGTGGGCGACCTGTTCGCCACGCAGGGCTACACATTCACCTGCAAGGAGTTCTTCTGGCTGCCGAGCGGCAGCACCGTGGACGGCTACGCCAAGGTCAGCAACGGCGGCGACGCCGGCGGTTCCGGCCTTGACCTGATGCTCAACAATATCAACGTCGAGGTGGTCTGGATCGGCGCCGTGCCCCCGCAGTGCGTCAGCTTCCGCTACGGCGAATACGGCGGCAACATCAACATCGAAGTGAACGGGGACTTCCGCAATATCGGGGACTTCTCCGAGGTTCACGGCACGGTCGTCGGCGGCGCGGCGGTCAACGTCGTCTCGGCCGGCGACGGCACGGGCGTCGTTGAACTCCTGGGTTCGGTGTCACAGCTTAAACTCGGCGGCCAGGAGTTCTTCATCGACGATATCTGCCCGTTCTGCGAAGGCGGGGAAGGGGAAGGCGAAGGCGAAGGCGAAGGCGAAGGGGAGGGCGAAGGCGAGGGTGAAGGCGAAGGCGAGGGTGAAGGCGAAGGCGAAGGGGAGGGCGAGGGTGAAGGCGAAGGCGAGGGTGAAGGCGAAGGGGAGTATCCGGTCATCTGCGAAGGGAATCTCGTGGCCGATGGCGGCTTTGAGCTGGGTCATCCGAATCCGTACTGGCAGGAGGAATACGACTCTGATTTCGGCGAGATCGTGATTCAATCGGGCTGTGGCTACAGCGGCGACAACTGCGCGCGCCTGGTCCTGACCGATTTCGCGCCCGGCGTCAACGCGGCGCTCCGCCAGACCATCCAGGCGTCCGCGGGCCAGTACCTCGTGCTCCGTTTCTACCTGAAGGCCGGCTCCGACGATATCGACGGGACCATTGATTTCGGCGTGATGATGGACAGCACGCTGGTCTACGGCATGTCACACGTGGCGGAGCCGTATGCGTCCGGCTATGCCGCGGTGGCCGTTGATATCAGCAATTTCGCCGACGGCCAACCGCACGTGCTCTCGTTCAACCTGTGGGAGAGCGGCTACAACTGCTTTGCCCACGTGGACGACGTTTGCGTGCAGTCCGAAACGCCCACGCACCACAGCGGCGACCAGAACGGCGACAACCGGATCAACCTGACCGAATTGCTGCGCTTGATCCAGTTCTACAATTCGGGCGGGTTCCATTGCGCCGACGACCCCGGTTCAACGGAGGACGGTTACGTGCCCGGGCCGGGCTCGAACCAGAGCTGCATGCCGCACGCTTCCGACTACTTCGGCGGCCATGACTGGCGCATCGTTCTTACCGAGTTGCTGCGCCTGATCCAGTTCTACAACATCGGTGGTTATCGCTACTGTCCCGGCGAAGGCACCGAGGACGGCTTCTGCCCCGGACTCCTGTAGCCACAAGATACCGTCTCCACGGCCCCGGCGCGGGCGGCCTCCCGCCCTGCCGGGGCCTTTGAGTCTGGCGGGTGGCAGGATTGCCGGCCTGGGGGCGTACGAACCCGACACAACCTGATGGCGTCCAAGGGCCGGCGAACCGCAAGGCCTGAAGTCCGGAGGGACATGCCGTTGAAAGTGCGCAAAGGCCGCGTAGCCGGCCAAGCCGCCGGGCATGGGTCCGACACGTCCTGTGGCGTGACAGGGTAAGCGCGCGAGGGCCCCTCCATGGCGATTATTCGGCTTCCATTGCAGGTGGGGGCAAGATGGCGCCCGTAACCGCTGAGCGAAGCGGAGCCCGGCGGGACCAAGACGGAGTACGGACGCCACGGACGATGTTTATGGAAGGGACGATTCAAATCCTGGACCCCATTCCCGTCCTGTTCACGGCACGCCGAGGCAGAACCCGTCTTCGGTGCCTTCGCCGGGACAGGCGTGGAACGCGCCGACGTTGTAAAACTGGATGGTCCGCAGGAGTTCGGTCAGCGTGATTTGCCAGTCCGCTCCGGCGGGCGCGTAGTCGCCGTCGTGGGCCGGGCAGGACGTATCGCCGGGGCCGGGCGCGTAGCCGTCTTCCGTTCCGCTGGTGCAGTGAAACCCGCCGGAATTGTAGAACTGGATCACGCGCAGCAATTCGGTCAGGTTGATCCGGTTGTCGCCGTTCTGGTCGGCGGAGTGGGTTTCGAGTGGCTCGCCTTCGCCCTCGCCCTCGCCCTCGCCCGGACTGCATTCGGCATTGCCGAAGATGACCGTGACGCCGCCGCCTTCCAGCTCCGCGACCTGTTGCGATATGGTGTCGCCACCGGTGGTTACGTCGCACAACCACAATTCATTCAGCGAACTGAGGTCGAAAAGCGGCTCGATGGTGGTCAAGGGATTGCCGGAGGCATCGAGCCGCAACAGGGCATCGAGCGCTTCGAGTCCGGCAAGGCTCGGGATGCCGTTGTAGGCGATGTCGAGGTATTCAAGCGCGGCCAGCCCGCCGATGGGCCCGACCCCGGTTAGCTGGCAACTGGCGAGGTCGAGGTCGCGCAGCGCGGTCAGCCCGGCCAGCGGGGTAAGATCGGTGAAGAAGTTCACCGAAAGGTTGAGCCGTTCGAGGGCGGTCAGCCCGGTCAGCGGCGCGATATCCGTGACCTGGTTGTCGTAAAGGAAAAGCTGCGACAGGCCCGTGAGCGGCGCGAGCGGCGCGAGGTTGGTGACCGTGTTGCTGTTGAGCCCGAGTACATCGAGCGCGCTGAGCGACGCGAGCGGCGTCAGGTTGGTCACGTTGTTGTCATCGAGCAACAATTCGGTCAGGTTAATCAACCCGCTGAGCGGCGTCACGTCCGTGATGAGATTGTCCTGGAGGTGCAGCCCTTCCAANNNNNNNNNNNNNNNNNNNNNNNNNNNNNNNNNNNNNNNNNNNNNNNNNNNNNNNNNNNNNNNNNNNNNNNNNNNNNNNNNNNNNNNNNNNNNNNNNNNNTGAGCGACGCGAGCGGCGTCAGGTTGGTCACGTTGTTGTCATCGAGCAACAATTCGGTCAGGTTAATCAACCCGCTGAGCGGCGTCACGTCCGTGATGAGATTGTCCTGGAGGTGCAGCCCTTCCAAACCGGTCAATCCCGCGAGTGGCGTCAGGTTGCTGATCTGATTCCCGGCAAGGCCGAGCCAGGTGAGATTGGTGAGTCCGCTGAGCGGCGCAATGTCCGTGATCGCGTTTGACCACACGCCCAGATGCTGCAGCGCCGTCAAGCCGGCGAGCGGCGCAATGTCCGTGACGCCCGAATTCACGAGTTGGAGATAGGTGAGGCTGGTCAGGTTCTGGAGCGGCGTCAGGGCGGAGAGTTGGCAATCCTGCACGTCCAGGGCTTCGAGATTCACGCAGTATTCGAGGCCGGTCAGGTCTGAAATAACGCCATGGATATTGACATCGTGGTAAAGGCTGGTAATCGTGGCAAGGGCCGTGTCCTCGATGTCGCCCGAAGGCTGTCCCAGCCGTTCGCGGATCAGCGATTCGAGGGCCGGGTCGGGGATATCCACCACCGCCGCAACGGCGCCGCCGCCGGCAATGAAGAACAAGCAAAGCGCCGCGAAAAGGCCGCGCCGGGCCCGGAAAACGGTTGTCTTAACCATGGATGGCTCCCTTCTCTGCACGGATTATCGTGCGGGTCCTTGAGATAACTCCGGGGCGCTCCATTCTATTCACAAGGCGGGGTCCGCGGACAAGCGCCGCCGCATCCGGCGCGGCTGTGGCCGCGGACGGCCGCGGCTTGACAAGATAGGGTAGTGGGGTATATTATAGGGGCATGAGCCACGTCGCCAAGGAACGCAAGAAACTGCTCGCGCGGGTCAACCGCATTCTCGGGCAGGTGAAGGCGCTGCACAGCGCTATTGAGCGCGCGGAAACCGACGCGGACTGCCACCGCGTCATGCAGCAGGTCGCCTCGATCCGCGGGGCCATGAACGGATTACTGCTCCAGTTCCTCGACGAACACACGCGCGAGCACATCGCGCGCGGCAAGACGCAGGCGGACCGCGACCGCGCCGCGGAGGAGTTGATCGAGGCGCTGCGCTCGTTCCGCGCCTGAGCAGGGTTTTCTGAGAGGAATCCCCGTCATGATCGGACGATTAACGCGGCAGAACACGCGGACCGAAGTCGGCGCGTGGCGCCTGGCGAAGGTCGCGTTCGCGGGCGCGCTGATTCCGGCGGCGCTGGCCGCGGGCTATGCCGGGCCGGGCGGCGAACGGTACGTCATCGGCCTTTCGCTGCTCTCGCTGTGCTTCTCCGGATTTCCCATCGTGTGGAACGCGCTGCGCGGCCTGCTCGAACTGCGCCCCAACGTCGACGAACTGGTGAGCATCGCCATCATGGCGAGCCTTGTCCTTGGTGAATGGGTTTCCGCTGCGGTTGTCGCGTTCATCATGGTGCTGGGCGGCCTTATCGAGGAATTCACGAGCGCCCGCGCGCGGCGCCACATCGAGGCGCTGCTCCGCGCGAGCCCGGTGGAGGCGCGCATCATCGACGACAACGGTGAACTGCGCACCGTCCCGATCGGCGAACTAAGGCCGGGCAACTGGGTGCTGTCGCGCCCGGGCGACGTGATCCCCGTGGACGGCGAGGTAGTCGAGGGCGGCGGTGACGTCGATGAATCGATGCTGACCGGCGAAAGCGTGCCCGTCTGCAAGTCGTGCGGCGACCGGGTTTCCGCGGGCACGATCAATTGCGAAGGCGCGCTGAAAATCCGCGTGGAACGCATCGGCGCGGACACGGCGCAGGGCAAGATAGTGCGGCTCGTCACTGAGGCCGAACAGCACCGGGCGCCGATCCTCCGCGTCGCCGAGGCCTACGCGAAATGGTTCACGCCCGTCATTCTGACGCTGGCTGCGGTCGTGTGGGCGGCCACGGGCGACGCGTTGCGCGGCGTGACCATCCTCATCGTCGGGTGTCCGTGCGCGTTCGTGCTGGCCACTCCGACGGCGGTGGTGGCGGCGCTGGGCCACGCATCGCGAAACGGCATACTGGTCAAGGGCGGGAAGTATCTCGAAGCGTGCGCGCAGGTGCGCGCGCTTGTGTTCGACAAGACGGGCACGCTGACCGCCGGG harbors:
- a CDS encoding metal/formaldehyde-sensitive transcriptional repressor, producing MSHVAKERKKLLARVNRILGQVKALHSAIERAETDADCHRVMQQVASIRGAMNGLLLQFLDEHTREHIARGKTQADRDRAAEELIEALRSFRA
- a CDS encoding cation-translocating P-type ATPase, with protein sequence MIGRLTRQNTRTEVGAWRLAKVAFAGALIPAALAAGYAGPGGERYVIGLSLLSLCFSGFPIVWNALRGLLELRPNVDELVSIAIMASLVLGEWVSAAVVAFIMVLGGLIEEFTSARARRHIEALLRASPVEARIIDDNGELRTVPIGELRPGNWVLSRPGDVIPVDGEVVEGGGDVDESMLTGESVPVCKSCGDRVSAGTINCEGALKIRVERIGADTAQGKIVRLVTEAEQHRAPILRVAEAYAKWFTPVILTLAAVVWAATGDALRGVTILIVGCPCAFVLATPTAVVAALGHASRNGILVKGGKYLEACAQVRALVFDKTGTLTAGKYRVSEIIPLNGLGPAEILTHAARLEASAEHPVARAIVAHAREQGIPVAHPASIQREAGLGVSEAAGPDAAPWRCGNGRYMHRHGVEIPSEIEARARGMHEQGRTVLYLAQDTRLQGVLVLEDEIRPEAPETLERLALGGFGAFSVLTGDHASVAHRVAGQLGIARDRVKADLLPQDKYEHIRSMEAAGLRVCYVGDGTNDGPALAVATVGVSIGSRENTVALETADVVLMQDGLRPLPFLLQLARATRRTINQNILLFGLAYNLLMLCLSAVGILTPILGALGHNIGSVAVVLNSARLLRFVGE
- a CDS encoding leucine-rich repeat domain-containing protein; amino-acid sequence: MVKTTVFRARRGLFAALCLFFIAGGGAVAAVVDIPDPALESLIRERLGQPSGDIEDTALATITSLYHDVNIHGVISDLTGLEYCVNLEALDVQDCQLSALTPLQNLTSLTYLQLVNSGVTDIAPLAGLTALQHLGVWSNAITDIAPLSGLTNLTWLGLAGNQISNLTPLAGLTGLEGLHLQDNLITDVTPLSGLINLTELLLDDNNVTNLTPLASL
- a CDS encoding leucine-rich repeat domain-containing protein; this encodes LEGLHLQDNLITDVTPLSGLINLTELLLDDNNVTNLTPLASLSALDVLGLNSNTVTNLAPLAPLTGLSQLFLYDNQVTDIAPLTGLTALERLNLSVNFFTDLTPLAGLTALRDLDLASCQLTGVGPIGGLAALEYLDIAYNGIPSLAGLEALDALLRLDASGNPLTTIEPLFDLSSLNELWLCDVTTGGDTISQQVAELEGGGVTVIFGNAECSPGEGEGEGEGEPLETHSADQNGDNRINLTELLRVIQFYNSGGFHCTSGTEDGYAPGPGDTSCPAHDGDYAPAGADWQITLTELLRTIQFYNVGAFHACPGEGTEDGFCLGVP